From the Wolbachia endosymbiont of Encarsia formosa genome, the window GTAAGAGGTAAGATATGGCAACTAAAAAATCAGGTGGTAGTTCCTGTAATGGTAGAGATTCGGCAGGGCGTCGGCTCGGGATAAAGAAGAATGGTGAGGTTATTTCAGGTAACATAATTGTACGTCAAAGAGGTACAAAATTTCATCCTGGAAAGAATGTTGGTATGGGTAAAGATCATACGATTTTTGCTAAAACGAAAGGCTGGGTGAGTTTTAGAAAATCAGCAAATAAAAAGACGTTTATTGATGTTGTGCCTACAGATGATATGCAAGCCTTGGCTTGAATAGATACGGGTCTGTAGCTCAGGTGGTTAGAGCGCACGCCTGATAAGCGTGAGGTCGGAGGTTCAACTCTTCCCAGACCCACCATTTAAATTTGCAATAGTTTTGATATTGTGTAACTAAACGATGGTTTTACATAAGAATTCAGTAACCAGTGAATCAGTAGCAGCCGGTCATCCAGATAAAGTAGCAGACCAGATTTCAGATGCAATACTTGACGAATACCTTTTTAATGACTCTTCCTCTCGTACTGCAATAGAGACTTTAGTTACTAAAGATAATGTTATTATAGCTGGGGAAGTATTTGGGCCGAACATTGAAAATAGCAAGATTGAAAGTATTGTACGGAATACAATAAAAGATATTGGTTATGAGCATGATGGTTTCCACTGGGAAACAGTGAAAGTAAATATATTGCTACATGAACAATCAAATGACATTGCAATAGGTGTGGATCAAGGTGCTGGGGATCAGGGCATAATGTATGGCTATGCAACAATAGAGACAGAAAGC encodes:
- the rpmA gene encoding 50S ribosomal protein L27; the protein is MATKKSGGSSCNGRDSAGRRLGIKKNGEVISGNIIVRQRGTKFHPGKNVGMGKDHTIFAKTKGWVSFRKSANKKTFIDVVPTDDMQALA